In the genome of Nocardia terpenica, one region contains:
- a CDS encoding deazapurine DNA modification protein DpdA family protein produces MFGEIALSAAGISTHSVPSEFPEIFVFLGGALPSLLTQDSDLRGLLSTATASVERCDTAWGPLTPWTTSADHLDPARRMLFFLGIGQPSLMAASPVPVFVSAKRLAQYRSRGERFPVKAIRAPYAGDSGAYSAIMLTADPRGHPWWAHPDEYGALWTRLIEDIGPPLFVGIQDIPCEPGCLRFTGLSTSQHQQATLENYLYLSEQFDFVPWLPTLQGWHPHDYVEHYHRYLEAGIDLTGRWVGIGSVCRKNRARDVARVLAALAPLGMKIHGYGMSLNALRLAGHLLRSSDSQAWSMASRTAHVRLPGCVHLSRPDPITGERVITDCRNCFRYALHWREKAMDALRACAERVARADPGLWSDPVPAGPIPRPLRRTATTSPRSRVPAPDQIALFDALPTRAAPGRDPTHSRPSATWPERRKFVCRRQ; encoded by the coding sequence GTGTTTGGAGAAATCGCGCTCTCGGCGGCGGGAATTTCCACTCACTCTGTCCCGTCTGAATTCCCCGAAATTTTCGTGTTTCTGGGAGGTGCTTTGCCGTCCCTGCTTACTCAAGATTCTGATCTGCGGGGTCTGCTGTCGACGGCCACCGCATCGGTCGAACGGTGCGATACCGCGTGGGGACCGCTCACGCCGTGGACCACCAGCGCTGATCATCTCGACCCGGCCCGCAGGATGCTGTTCTTCTTGGGGATCGGTCAACCCAGTCTGATGGCCGCGTCTCCGGTGCCGGTATTCGTGTCGGCGAAAAGACTGGCGCAGTATCGCTCTCGCGGCGAAAGATTCCCGGTCAAAGCGATCCGGGCCCCGTATGCCGGGGACTCGGGAGCGTATTCGGCGATCATGCTGACCGCCGATCCGCGCGGGCATCCCTGGTGGGCGCATCCCGACGAATACGGGGCGTTGTGGACTCGGCTGATCGAGGACATCGGGCCGCCGTTGTTCGTCGGGATCCAAGACATCCCTTGTGAACCCGGATGTCTGCGGTTCACCGGATTGAGCACAAGCCAGCATCAGCAGGCGACTCTGGAGAACTACCTGTATCTGTCCGAGCAGTTCGATTTCGTGCCGTGGCTGCCCACGTTGCAAGGCTGGCATCCGCACGACTACGTCGAGCACTACCACCGCTACCTCGAGGCCGGTATCGACCTGACGGGCCGGTGGGTCGGAATTGGAAGCGTCTGCCGCAAGAATCGCGCCCGCGACGTGGCCAGGGTCCTCGCTGCGCTCGCGCCGCTGGGAATGAAAATCCATGGCTACGGGATGTCGTTGAATGCGCTCCGACTGGCCGGTCACCTGCTCCGTAGCAGTGATAGTCAAGCCTGGTCGATGGCCTCTCGCACTGCCCATGTCCGGCTGCCCGGTTGTGTGCACCTGTCTCGGCCGGACCCCATCACCGGCGAACGCGTGATCACCGATTGCCGAAATTGTTTCCGCTATGCCCTGCACTGGCGGGAAAAGGCCATGGACGCGCTGCGTGCCTGCGCCGAGCGTGTGGCCCGCGCCGACCCCGGCCTGTGGTCCGATCCTGTTCCCGCAGGACCGATCCCACGCCCACTCCGCCGGACCGCAACAACCAGTCCCCGCTCCCGCGTCCCAGCGCCCGACCAGATTGCGCTGTTCGACGCGCTGCCCACCCGCGCGGCGCCTGGGCGCGATCCCACCCACTCCCGGCCATCGGCAACGTGGCCTGAGCGAAGGAAATTCGTATGTCGACGACAATGA
- a CDS encoding reverse transcriptase/maturase family protein — MSPILCNIYLHRLDDYVEHTLIPEYTKGTRRIRNAEYERIRHRLARARRRGDRDMVRQLRTRLARLPSVDCRDPGYRRLRYIRYADDVLLGFAGPKTEAEDIKQRLTSFLRTDLRLELSQEKTLITHARTHAARFLGYEITTQTGIGGRKTAEGSIRLRVPIPVIKASCAPYLRGGKPAAQRALQNLDDYSIVAAFGGIYRGLVNYYLLAADVYRLERLGWVMQTSLLKTLAGKHKSSMVKMATRHRATIDTPHGLRTCLEATRHHHNGRPLVARFGGIPLTRRRTAILTDRVHARNPLSRKEIVTRLLHDTCELCGRHGTVDVHHVAKLADLAPLGPDQPAWDTIMARKRRKTLVVCPPCHELIHTDRTWASTE, encoded by the coding sequence GTGTCGCCGATCCTGTGCAACATCTACCTGCACCGGTTGGACGATTATGTCGAACACACGCTCATTCCCGAATACACGAAGGGGACACGAAGAATCCGCAACGCCGAATACGAGCGGATCCGTCACCGGCTGGCGCGAGCCCGCCGCCGCGGTGACCGGGATATGGTGCGGCAGTTACGCACTCGGCTGGCTCGCCTGCCCAGTGTCGACTGCCGCGATCCCGGCTACCGTCGGCTGCGCTATATCCGCTACGCCGACGACGTTCTGCTCGGATTCGCCGGACCGAAAACCGAGGCCGAGGACATCAAACAGCGGCTGACCAGCTTCCTGCGCACCGACCTGCGCCTGGAGCTGTCGCAGGAGAAAACGCTGATCACCCACGCGCGCACCCACGCGGCACGGTTCCTCGGATACGAGATCACCACCCAGACCGGCATCGGCGGCCGCAAGACCGCCGAGGGCAGTATCCGGCTGCGGGTGCCGATCCCGGTAATCAAAGCCTCGTGCGCGCCCTATCTGCGGGGCGGTAAACCCGCTGCGCAGCGTGCCCTGCAGAATCTCGACGACTACAGCATCGTTGCAGCATTCGGGGGTATCTATCGGGGCCTGGTCAACTATTACCTGCTCGCCGCGGACGTCTACCGTCTCGAACGGCTGGGCTGGGTGATGCAGACCTCGCTGTTGAAAACGCTGGCGGGCAAGCACAAATCGTCGATGGTCAAGATGGCGACCCGGCATCGGGCCACCATCGACACCCCGCACGGTCTGCGCACCTGCCTCGAGGCAACCCGCCACCATCACAACGGCAGGCCCCTGGTCGCACGGTTCGGAGGCATCCCCCTCACCCGGCGCAGGACCGCGATCCTCACCGATCGCGTTCACGCCCGGAATCCCTTGTCACGCAAGGAGATCGTTACCCGGCTCCTGCATGACACCTGCGAGCTCTGCGGAAGACACGGCACCGTGGACGTCCACCACGTCGCGAAACTCGCCGACCTCGCACCCCTCGGCCCCGATCAACCGGCTTGGGACACGATCATGGCACGAAAGCGACGCAAAACCCTCGTGGTCTGCCCGCCCTGTCACGAACTGATCCACACCGACCGCACCTGGGCCAGCACGGAGTAG
- a CDS encoding AbrB/MazE/SpoVT family DNA-binding domain-containing protein: MQPTSLDSIRVVYGSVLVNHAGRLAERAVLGSLGWVPGTPIRIRPAAPSLPGVLLVTGGEPGGHAIARNGQLSIPADIRKAIRLHKGDRVLLAAHPDQKRLIIVCQVALADLVAEIRDRIDGGEQS; the protein is encoded by the coding sequence ATGCAGCCGACCTCGCTGGACAGCATTCGTGTCGTCTACGGCTCGGTCTTGGTCAACCACGCGGGCCGTCTGGCCGAACGCGCTGTACTCGGCTCGCTGGGCTGGGTCCCCGGCACCCCGATCCGGATCCGGCCGGCCGCCCCCAGCCTGCCCGGTGTGCTGCTGGTCACCGGCGGCGAACCCGGCGGTCACGCGATCGCACGCAACGGGCAACTCTCCATACCCGCGGACATCCGCAAGGCGATCCGCCTGCACAAAGGCGACCGCGTGCTGCTGGCTGCCCATCCCGACCAGAAACGGCTGATCATCGTGTGTCAGGTCGCGCTCGCGGATCTGGTCGCCGAGATCCGCGACCGTATCGACGGCGGTGAGCAGTCGTGA
- a CDS encoding L,D-transpeptidase has product MGVRLGRRRAAVVAVFFLVGAVVAGCGGAGSGGGEALRGESVVALLRPKFVLPVRDGQVGVSPGEPLAVRVDDGRLTGVTLLTPEGDPVQGRIAPDGRSWRLGEQLGFGRTYRLRADAVGLAGVASAELSFTTLAPLERTHPWMVPGDGEVVGIGQPVAVQFDENIADRRAVQDAIRITTVPPVEGAFYWVTNREVRWRPENFWAPGTRITVDVNTYGRDLGRGLIGDNDIHASFTVGDATIFTADDNTKTVTVERNGQVLRSMPTSMGKDSTPTDNGVYILSDRFDRIIMDSTTFGVPSSSSGGYRTPVDWATRMSYSGIFMHSAPWSVGQQGSVDTSHGCLNLSPADARWVYDNAKRGDIAIVKNTVGGTLSGLDGLGDWNIPWPEWKAGNADNNR; this is encoded by the coding sequence ATGGGCGTGAGGCTTGGTCGGCGTCGGGCGGCGGTGGTTGCCGTGTTTTTCCTGGTCGGCGCGGTGGTTGCGGGGTGTGGTGGGGCGGGGTCGGGTGGGGGAGAGGCGCTTCGGGGGGAGTCGGTGGTCGCGTTGTTGCGGCCGAAGTTCGTGCTTCCGGTCAGGGATGGGCAGGTCGGTGTCTCGCCGGGGGAGCCGTTGGCGGTGCGGGTCGATGACGGGCGGTTGACCGGTGTCACGCTGCTCACACCGGAGGGTGACCCGGTCCAGGGCCGGATCGCGCCCGACGGGCGGTCCTGGCGGCTGGGCGAGCAGCTCGGGTTCGGCCGCACGTATCGGCTGCGGGCCGATGCCGTCGGTCTGGCCGGGGTGGCGTCGGCGGAGCTGAGCTTCACCACTCTCGCGCCGCTCGAGCGCACCCATCCCTGGATGGTGCCCGGCGACGGCGAGGTGGTCGGGATCGGTCAGCCGGTGGCCGTGCAGTTCGACGAGAACATCGCGGATCGACGCGCCGTGCAGGACGCGATCCGGATCACGACGGTGCCGCCGGTCGAGGGGGCGTTCTACTGGGTCACCAATCGCGAGGTGCGGTGGCGGCCGGAGAACTTCTGGGCGCCCGGCACCCGAATCACCGTGGACGTCAACACCTATGGCCGCGATCTGGGCCGGGGGCTGATCGGCGACAACGACATTCACGCAAGTTTCACCGTCGGTGACGCCACGATCTTCACCGCCGACGACAACACCAAGACGGTGACCGTCGAGCGCAACGGCCAGGTCCTGCGCAGCATGCCCACCTCGATGGGCAAGGACTCCACGCCCACCGACAACGGCGTCTACATCCTCAGCGACCGGTTCGACCGAATTATCATGGACTCCACCACTTTTGGCGTCCCATCCAGTTCGTCCGGTGGCTACCGCACCCCGGTCGACTGGGCGACGCGCATGTCCTACAGCGGCATCTTCATGCATTCGGCGCCGTGGTCGGTGGGCCAGCAGGGCTCGGTGGACACCAGCCACGGCTGCCTGAATCTGAGCCCCGCCGATGCCCGGTGGGTCTACGACAATGCGAAGCGCGGAGATATCGCCATTGTGAAGAACACGGTGGGCGGCACGCTGTCGGGCCTGGACGGCCTGGGCGACTGGAACATTCCGTGGCCGGAGTGGAAGGCCGGGAACGCCGACAACAACCGCTGA
- a CDS encoding beta-N-acetylhexosaminidase: MPPFDTLLPRPVTAIPHPGTCPWPTPIHVYPDPTLPPEGYRLTITPTAITLHTADPAGESHAHQTLRQLLGPNTFRAAPIHPTTPPLHHPGPPPPTDPGAPPPTDPGAPPPTDPGAPPPTDPGAPPPTDPGAPPPTDPGAPPPTDPGAPPPTDPGAPPPSDPGAPPLSHPGTPPPNDPGMLLAGIPCGIIEDYPRFRWRGCLLDVARNFRTKAEVLRFVDLLAAHKFNVLHLHLTDDQGWRIEVPEFPRLTEIGSWRTGSMVGRHDGPERDGRPHGGYYTTDDLREIVAYAAERAITVVPEIDIPGHARAAIAAYPELGPESTEPWEVWTSWGISTSLLEPGDRARDFFRRVFDHVLTVFPSEVICLGGDEVPGATVEHGRFVADMARYFADRGRRAMGWDEVLDAESLPPMVIGAWRDEEVAARALDAGHEVVLCPETRLYLDHRQSDHPDEPIPVGYLRTLEDVYRYRPSPDDPRVLGIQAQIWSEHLDTVRRVDYATFPRLCAIAEIAWSPPETDYAEFLSRLREHHLPRLDALGVEYRPLDGPHPWQTRPDVPRTAHRPR; this comes from the coding sequence ATGCCACCATTCGACACCCTCCTCCCCCGCCCCGTCACCGCCATCCCCCACCCCGGCACCTGCCCCTGGCCCACCCCCATCCACGTGTATCCGGACCCGACCCTCCCGCCCGAGGGCTACCGCCTCACCATCACCCCCACCGCCATAACCCTGCACACCGCCGACCCCGCAGGCGAATCCCACGCCCACCAAACCCTCCGCCAACTCCTCGGCCCCAACACCTTCCGCGCCGCCCCAATCCACCCGACCACCCCTCCCCTCCACCATCCCGGCCCACCACCACCCACTGATCCCGGCGCACCACCACCCACTGATCCCGGCGCACCACCACCCACTGATCCCGGCGCACCACCACCCACTGATCCCGGCGCACCACCACCCACTGATCCCGGCGCACCACCACCCACTGATCCCGGCGCACCACCACCCACTGATCCCGGCGCACCACCACCCACTGATCCCGGCGCACCACCACCCAGTGATCCCGGCGCACCACCCCTCAGTCATCCCGGCACACCACCACCCAATGATCCCGGCATGCTTTTGGCCGGGATCCCCTGCGGAATAATCGAGGACTACCCCCGATTCCGTTGGCGCGGCTGCCTTCTCGACGTGGCACGCAACTTCCGCACCAAAGCCGAGGTACTCCGGTTCGTCGATCTGCTCGCGGCGCACAAGTTCAACGTGCTGCACCTGCATCTGACCGACGACCAGGGCTGGCGGATCGAGGTCCCGGAGTTTCCGCGGCTGACCGAAATCGGCTCGTGGCGAACGGGTTCCATGGTGGGGCGGCACGACGGCCCGGAACGTGACGGTAGGCCGCACGGCGGTTACTACACCACCGACGATCTGCGTGAGATCGTCGCCTATGCGGCCGAACGCGCGATCACGGTGGTGCCGGAGATCGATATCCCCGGCCATGCGCGGGCCGCGATCGCCGCGTACCCGGAGCTGGGGCCGGAATCCACCGAGCCGTGGGAGGTCTGGACCTCCTGGGGAATCAGCACCTCGCTCCTGGAGCCCGGCGACCGCGCGCGGGACTTCTTCCGCCGCGTCTTCGATCACGTGCTGACCGTGTTCCCGTCGGAGGTGATCTGCCTCGGCGGCGACGAAGTTCCCGGCGCCACAGTCGAACACGGCCGGTTCGTCGCCGACATGGCCCGCTATTTCGCCGACCGCGGCCGCCGCGCAATGGGCTGGGACGAGGTGCTCGACGCGGAATCGCTGCCGCCGATGGTGATCGGCGCGTGGCGCGACGAGGAGGTGGCCGCGCGCGCCCTCGACGCCGGGCACGAGGTGGTGCTGTGCCCGGAAACCCGGCTGTACCTTGATCATCGGCAGTCCGACCACCCCGACGAGCCGATTCCCGTCGGGTACCTGCGCACCCTCGAGGACGTCTACCGCTACCGGCCCTCGCCCGACGACCCGCGGGTGCTCGGCATCCAAGCACAGATATGGAGCGAGCACCTCGACACCGTCCGCCGGGTCGACTACGCGACCTTCCCGCGCCTGTGCGCCATCGCCGAAATCGCGTGGAGCCCACCGGAAACCGACTACGCCGAATTCCTGTCCCGGCTGCGCGAGCACCACCTGCCCCGTCTGGACGCACTCGGCGTGGAGTACCGCCCCCTGGACGGCCCGCATCCGTGGCAGACCCGGCCCGACGTGCCCCGCACGGCGCACCGGCCGCGCTGA
- a CDS encoding tyrosine-type recombinase/integrase, which produces MTTATPAITAAELDAARTLLARMGITAADLLDVRPPAPTFAEYIPAIRERVSSQSTLRTYNTHWKYLEREWGPRRIDEPTITEITEMRDAARRNAKQDRNARDGRGAAEAMIGALRFLYRHAESDGFLRPGDNPAKRVAKPRRIPSTRRGLPLEQLAEIAQVAATTGNDPDLDTVLLRLHAETACRRGGALGLRLDDLDPQQCLIHLVEKGKIPRWQPISPTLMANLLHHARKRGAQPGEQLLRYRNGKPITRRRYDGLWTRIGLELPWVEKQQISTHWLRHTTLKWVERNFGFAVARAYAGHAEGKSEGSTVIYTRASLEEVALALAILTGEPHPLAAAA; this is translated from the coding sequence GTGACAACCGCTACCCCGGCGATCACCGCCGCCGAACTCGACGCCGCGCGCACCCTGCTCGCCCGGATGGGCATCACCGCCGCCGATCTGCTCGACGTCCGCCCACCCGCGCCGACATTCGCCGAATACATCCCGGCCATTCGCGAACGGGTGAGCTCGCAGAGCACGCTACGCACCTACAACACCCACTGGAAATACCTCGAACGCGAATGGGGCCCCCGTCGCATCGACGAACCCACCATCACAGAGATCACCGAGATGCGCGACGCCGCTCGACGCAACGCCAAACAAGACCGCAACGCCCGCGACGGCCGCGGAGCCGCCGAGGCGATGATCGGGGCGCTGCGATTCCTCTACAGACACGCCGAGAGCGACGGCTTCCTCCGGCCCGGCGACAACCCGGCAAAACGAGTTGCCAAACCGCGTCGTATCCCGTCCACCAGGCGGGGCCTACCGCTCGAACAGCTCGCCGAGATAGCGCAGGTGGCCGCGACCACCGGCAACGACCCGGACCTGGACACGGTGCTGCTTCGCTTGCACGCCGAGACCGCGTGCCGACGGGGCGGTGCCCTGGGTTTACGCCTCGACGACCTCGATCCGCAGCAATGCCTGATCCACCTCGTGGAGAAGGGCAAAATCCCTCGCTGGCAACCGATCTCGCCCACGCTGATGGCGAACCTGCTCCATCATGCCCGCAAGCGGGGCGCACAACCCGGTGAACAACTACTGCGCTACCGCAACGGCAAGCCGATCACCCGCCGCCGATACGACGGACTGTGGACCCGGATTGGGCTCGAACTGCCGTGGGTCGAAAAACAGCAGATCAGCACCCACTGGCTGCGGCACACGACCCTGAAATGGGTGGAACGCAACTTCGGCTTCGCCGTGGCCCGCGCCTACGCCGGACACGCCGAGGGGAAGTCCGAAGGTTCGACGGTCATCTACACCCGGGCCAGCCTCGAGGAAGTCGCGTTGGCACTGGCCATCTTGACCGGCGAGCCCCATCCACTCGCCGCAGCGGCGTGA